TCTGGAAAGTCTTCCATCTGGACGACTTATTAGACGACTTATAATAAGGCGTCTGGAAAGTCTTCCCAGCTGGACGACTTATCGGACGACTTAATTAAGTCGTCTGGAAAGTCTTCCATCTGGACGACTTATTAGACGACTTATAATAAGGCGTCTGGAAAGTCTTCCCAGCTGGACGACTTATCGGACGACTTAATTAAGTCGTCTGGAAAGTCTTCCATCTGGACGACTTATTAGACGACTTATAATAAGGCGTCTGGAAAGTCTTCCCAGCTGGACGACTTATCGGACGACTTAATTAAGTCGTCTGGAAAGTCTTCCATCTGGACGACTTATTAGACGACTTATAATAAGGCGTCTGGAAAGTCTTCCCAGCTGGACGACTTATCGGACGACTTAATTAAGTCGTCTGGAAAGTCTTCCATCTGGACGACTTATTAGACGACTTATAATGGCAACGCAAAAGTGTGGAAAAAGGCTGTTTGGTAAGGGAACAAAGACTGACAACATGGCTTTGGGTCTTTGAATCTGTCCAAAACTATGGGCTCAAACAATGCCACCGTCAAAAAGACAAGCGAACTGATACAGGTGTAAATCATTTTAATCCACTTTACAATTTCGTGATTACGATTGAAATAAACATGATGAAACTTCTCTAGAATAATTTTTGTTTTTGTTGAATGCTCTTTCAAAACTATACCACGTGTTACTAAAATGAATGGTGAAGACATAGAGAAGGTTAAAGTTCAATCTTACATAAGATTTACTTCTCCTTTTCCGGACAATCATGTTCAACGTGAGAGAGGGAAACCTTTTTTACTTGTCTGTACTTTGTACCAAGCAATGTGATGTCATTAACTTTTAGTTAACTTAAGAACGACGTGCTTATCTATGGGCTTCGAGGATTATCCTTTTAATCGAAGCCCAGTTATGTAGCAGGTTTGGCATGCTACAGATCCAACAATTATTCAATTTCAAGGAAGCTTAACTAGATTTAGACTCGATTAGGATCGAATTCTTGTCGACCCAACTAGATGGGAGAAAATGGAACATGTTAGAACTTATAAATAATTAGATGTCAGGCCTGTACATTTATAACCCAGTCTAATATAATGGACCTCAAAAACTATACTTGTTACTACAGGCCTGATCTGTTATTGCACTTCCATAAAATATCTGAATGAAAAATATTTTAAAACTCTTTCAGGTTATGCAATTTTCTTTCTATCCTTATCAACTGCGTGTATATCTTTACTTGTAGTCCATTAATGTCTTACGAGATGTAACCGATCCAACAATGTATCACGGTAAACTTCAGTAGTAATACCATTTTTATGTGCCTCCTATTCTATTGTCACGGTAACTAGGATTGTTGGTGAGGCCATTAATACCAAACTTTTTTTCGTTTTGGCCAAGTCGATATACACCACTTATCAACTTCTGTTTGTTTTTGTGTGTTTGTTTGTAGTATATTCTTGTCTGAAATCAAGGAAAAGGCAATTGTACGATATACATCTTGACATTAAAGCATTCATTAATTCGAACCCCTATCGTAGAGACAAACAATTCGTGTATAAGCATTGAGCATGTGGATTGATATAGGCGAAGCGCAAATCTAGTGGATTAGACTATTTCATCAAACAAGTGGTGACAACAAAAATTACAAATAGAAACGAACTTATATATTAGCCCAAGGCCCCAAATTTGACAATAATTTGCCTAGTTTCCATTTTTTTCTTTGAGAAAAAACTTTTCTAAACTCATCAAAAAGTCAAAATGATTAGTGTATAATTTTTACCCTTTTGAAGCTTCTTCTAGATCACTCTCTTTTTACGTTTTTCCTCTTTAAAGTACAAAAAAATGCAGTGCCGTAACCTTCATGATAACAAAACTGATTACATTCTGCATTTCGACGTGGACTTTAACACATTGACCATAATAAGCACTTTGAAAATGTTTTTTTTATAGGAATAGTTTGATCTCTCGTACAAACGTACGTTACCCTTTTGAGAATGGGTAAATAAGGAGAAGATAAAATTCCATTTTAAAATTGTTTGAATATGGAAAGAAGTCTGGTAAGGAAAAAAGTTTATATTAATGGATGGTTGGGGGATTCTTATTAGGGGTATATATTGCTTATTTTGACCCATGTTGTTGGTACATCTAATCAAATAAAAACAGTTTCCATTCTTGACCCAAAATAAACAAATATTATATTAATATTATCTCTTTACTAATCAGCAAAAAGAAGTCATAAACTCATAATAAATCTTTTGTAGTTCATCATCATCCAATCCAAAGGCTAAAAGCTTTAATCGATGGGAAGAATCACAGCTCTAATAGGAATGATCAAAGACAAAGCTTCTCAAGGCAAAGCTGCTCTCGTCTCCTCAAACCCAACCAGCAAATCCCTCTCTTTCCATCTCTCCGTCCTCCGCGCCACCACTCACGACCCTTCAACTCCCCCGGCGAATCGCCACCTCGAAGTTCTCCTCTCCGCCGGCACTGGCTCCCGAGCCACCGCAGCTTCCGCCGTAGAAGCCGTCATGGACCGTCTCCACACAACCAAAGACGCCTGCGTCGCTCTCAAGTCGTTGATCATTATTCATCACATCGTCAAACACGGTCGCTTCATCCTCCAAGACCAGCTCTCTGTTTTTCCAGCTTCCGGTGGCCGGAACTATCTGAAGCTTTCTGGGTTTAGAGATGAAAAGTCTCCTCTGATGTGGGAGCTTTCTTCTTGGGTCCGATGGTAAGTTAATAAAGTTTCAATTTTTATGTTAAAAGTTTCAATTTTTTTTTTTAAAAGTTTTTCGTTTTTTAATAAAGTTTCAGTTTTTAATTAAAAGTTTTGATGTTTATATGTTTGATCTCTGTTCTTAGGTACGCCTCATACCTCGAGCATATATTATCAACTTCAAGAATCATGGGCTTCTTCGTTTCTTCAACATCGAGCGCGATCCACAAAGACGAGTACGAAGAAATGGTTTCGTCTCTTACCAACGCTGATCTGCTTCGTGAAATCTACGCGCTGGTCGGGTTACTACAAGAAGCGTGTAAGAATCCGGACGTACCCTTCTGCGGAGGCAAATCTCTCGCGGACAAGATCATTCGTTTGGTCGGAGAAGACTACGTGTCCTCGGTCAACGAGCTTTACACGAGGCTCAACGAATTTAAAGACCGGTCAAGCATTTTGAGCTTTGGAGATAGGATTGAGCTTGTCTGTGGATTGAAGAGGCTTGAGAGTTGTAAGGAAAGATTGTCTGTGGTATTCCGTGGGATTTGGAAGAGAGCTTGGATCGATGGGTTCTGGAGTCTGGTTCGTGAGGTCAAGGGCATGATTGGTGATTTGGAGGATGGTTATGAGAAAATTGAGAGATCGATGGTTGGGGTTGGGAGGAGAGGGAAAGGTTATGAATCGGCTCGGTTTACTGATCGGTTAGTTATTGGTTATGGTGATGCTGTTCGGTTTTCTTCTGGTAGATTTTCGAATGTTGATCGGTTTAATTATTTGGTTTCTAATCAAACGACTTTGAACGTCTTGTGAAAGTTTTTTTTTGGTCAGATCAGATGTCTTTTGTGATTTTTGTAAGACAAATTTCAGTGACAGGAAGATAGAGAAATTAAATATATCAAACAGATTAATGATATATACATTTTCAATAGAGAAAAAGGCAGTTATTTTTATCACTATTTTCAGAAAATATTTTATTAAAAAAAAAAAAATCTAATGCAGCCACTATAAAAGTCAAGGCGTAGATGGTGATTACATTTATATGTGTGAAGTTGATGTAATAAGACGTTCATTAATTTTGTAAAATAATGGATTATATACATTACTATGTTTTCTATATGGGGACCTAACGAACATATATGGTTGTGAAGAATGTGCCTAAAAATCAAAACGCATAATTCATAGTTAAGATTTTTCAGAATTAAAATCAGAAACTCATCCTGAGGTTAATCCCATGGTCCATTAGTGTTATAAAGGGGAGAAAAAGAAAACATTAACACCAACAAAGAGGAAGGAACACAAACTGCATTAGAGCAACAGAGAAAAAATCTTCAAATGATGACAAGAACAACCAAATGATAAATAGAGAAGGATATACTCAGGGCTCTCTTAAGCCAAAACGACAGCGTACAAGGCTCCGGCAATGACAGTGCTCACAAGGAAAGCTTTGTTAGTTAATGCTGAATCAGGGATTGGTCCTTCAGGAGCCGGAGCTGGTGATGGTGTTGGGCCTGATGGGCCTGGAGCCATAGCTTCTGGTTTCGGGGGAGAAGCGACAGGGGAAGTTTTGGGAGACTTAGTCGGTGGTGAGACGGTGGGAGGAGTCGCCGGAGCTGGAGTTGGCTCGGGAATCATAACCGGTGGTGAAGCAACCGGTACCGGAGAAGGTGGCTCAGCGGTTGGTGTAATAGCAGGAGGAGGAGAGGGAGACTCTACCGGTGGGAGAACCATGATGGGTGCTGGAGCCGGAGCTTGAGCCATACAGGACGTGGCCAATAGACCAAGGAAGATCAGAGCTTGCATTGTCTTAAGAGCTACCATCGATCTCTGTTTCAAACTTCTTTCGTTGTCTGTAGAGATAGAGAGAAACTGAGAAAAACTCTTTGTCTTCGTTGGTGGTGGAGAAATGAAGAAAAGGGTTTGTATATATATAGTTAACAAGATTATATTTAATCCTGCAAAACACAATGATTTTAGAATTATTATTTAGTATCTGGACAGTTTAATCATGCGAGCACGTACATAGATATACACCTCTTATTTGTCCAAAAAAAAATATACACCTATAAGTATTTGTTTATTGGTTTGGAATATCAAACCAGTAGTGTTTACCAAGTCTCCTGATTTGGGAAGTTTTCTTGAGGAACCATCTTCATGGAGGAGCACCAAACGGAAGCATATGATGTGTATATTAAGAGTTGTAGATAACCATGTGTTCTATTTAAAACAGGTAATTAACTATTGTTGACAGGTTGTAGATAACTTCACTTTCTGGTTTACCGTGTCAATGCAGCTTAATCTATAATGACCTTGGCTTTTCTTAAGCTTATATAAACCCTATCGTGACGTTTGGCGGCTTGAAACATGGAAGAAATTTTACAATTTCATCTTGCAATGTAAATAAGTAATAACTCGTCAGTTTTGTAGCAATATAATCAGACGAGTTTCCATCGAATTAAGAAAATGACATATTTCGTGACAACCTATATGCTTGGAATATCTTTTTATTTATGTCAAGAGTCAAGTCCACGCGCAATTACTTGGTTCCCACTTAAGTTAAGATGAGGCAGACAAGCAACTGATTATCTGTTTATGATGATGACACATTTATATTATTACGAGCAATGCGAAGTCCTCCAATCCTAAACCAAAGCCAAAACTAAACCGAAATTCTAATACCAACAAAACTAAACTTATGAATTCTATTTTTAAGGTGTATACTATTCTTTCTTATATTCACATTTTAATTCTATTACCACATTTCATGTGCAGACTATATGCTTAATTAGTGCATTGTATCTTCTTTAACCACTTAGTAGTGTCCCTTTACATCAACTTAAATCTGTTAGACCTTCGACAAGTACAGTCAATCCTGCAGAAAAGTACATCCAGGTAATCTCTGATGATGACCATGAGTTTTGGTTCATTGGGTTTTTAAACTAGGATGGCGCTGTTACATCTTTGCAAAATGCATGCATTGCAAGCCGGTCCTTACAGTCTATGTGATACATATATATCCTGGTGAGTTATTGATCATATGATGAGGACCTCAAGTCATCATCAGAAAAGGAGAAAGGAACCAGGAGTAAATCAGTGAAGAACATGGAGCTGAGGAAAACTAAAGAAGCCAACCAGGACATAGGTGCATTCAAAGAAGGATATCTTTTCAACCATGAGGAATTTGACCGTGAAACAACTTGCTATAGATTCTCAACTCAACCAGAGCACGCGCGAATTGGTTTCATACCAAAAGAAGTAATGCTTTAGGAGATATACCATTTACAAGTCAGGCGACCTACACTGCATCCGAACTGGTTCTATTTAAGGAAAGTAATTCTTTGCTTAAGGAGTGTGCAACTCAAACTCATGTGTGGAAACCAGGAGATTAGTCATTACATCTAAGACCACTTGGAGAGTTCATACCATGCACTAAACCTCACTGGATCAGCCAGATTCTTCACCATCTCAACTTGCCATTTTTGGAGCCAATTTGCTTTAAATCCCAACGGCTAGTTTTCTACAATCTTGGCTGTGATTTTTTTCATCAACCAGAAGCTC
This sequence is a window from Brassica oleracea var. oleracea cultivar TO1000 chromosome C1, BOL, whole genome shotgun sequence. Protein-coding genes within it:
- the LOC106293386 gene encoding putative clathrin assembly protein At4g40080 gives rise to the protein MGRITALIGMIKDKASQGKAALVSSNPTSKSLSFHLSVLRATTHDPSTPPANRHLEVLLSAGTGSRATAASAVEAVMDRLHTTKDACVALKSLIIIHHIVKHGRFILQDQLSVFPASGGRNYLKLSGFRDEKSPLMWELSSWVRWYASYLEHILSTSRIMGFFVSSTSSAIHKDEYEEMVSSLTNADLLREIYALVGLLQEACKNPDVPFCGGKSLADKIIRLVGEDYVSSVNELYTRLNEFKDRSSILSFGDRIELVCGLKRLESCKERLSVVFRGIWKRAWIDGFWSLVREVKGMIGDLEDGYEKIERSMVGVGRRGKGYESARFTDRLVIGYGDAVRFSSGRFSNVDRFNYLVSNQTTLNVL
- the LOC106299196 gene encoding classical arabinogalactan protein 3; translation: MVALKTMQALIFLGLLATSCMAQAPAPAPIMVLPPVESPSPPPAITPTAEPPSPVPVASPPVMIPEPTPAPATPPTVSPPTKSPKTSPVASPPKPEAMAPGPSGPTPSPAPAPEGPIPDSALTNKAFLVSTVIAGALYAVVLA